Below is a genomic region from Bartonella harrusi.
AAATTCGATTAATGCCGTTCTTAAAGAAGCTGGTCTTCCTATTAAAAGACCTGGAGCTCCTGATGAAACAATACCCAATATTGGTGATATTGTTGAGAGCAGCGTTACTTTAAAAGAAACGTGGAGTGGTGCGACGCGTGTCCGCATGGGTTTTGCTTCAGGTTGCGTAATGCCGTATGTTGCTGGTGGTGTAGCCTACATGCAGATGCAATATATCATGTCAATTTTGTCAAAATCCCAAGAGGATCCTACTTTCATATTTGCTTCTGGCGATGTATTGGATGAAAGCAAAACAATGGTTGGTTATACATTAGGCGGCGGTATTGACCTTGCAATGACAGATAATGTTATCATGCGTGCCGAATACCGCTATTCGCATTTTGGTAAAACGAAATTTGCCGACGATAAGCTTGAGATAAGCTCCAAAACCAATAATTTCCGTATTGGCATCGCATATAAATTTTAATTTATTGCAAAATTAAAAAAGAGAGAACTCCTAAAAAACCCTGTCTTCAGCAGGGTTTTTTATTTGTTAAATGTAAAATATCGTTCTTGAGAGTGGGCAAGAGATCAGCATATCAAACAGACACTCGATTGCTCGATTGCTCGATTGCTCGATTGCTCGATTGCTCGATTGCTCGATTGCTCGATTGCTCGATTGCTCGATTGCTCGATTGCTCGATTGCTCGATTGCTCGATTGCTCGATTGCTCGATTGCTCGATTGCTCGATTGCTCGATTGCTCGATTGCTCGATTGCTCGATTGCTCGATTGCTCGATTGCTCGATTGCTCGATTGCTCGATTGCTCGATTGCTCGATTGCTCGATTGCTCGATTGCTCGATTGCTCGATTGCTCGATTGCTCGATTGCTCGATTGCTCGATTGCTCGATTGCTCGATTGCTCGATTGCTCGATTGCTCGATTGCTCGATTGCTCGATTGCTCGATTGCTCGATTGCTCGATTGCTCGATTGCTCGATTGCTCGATTGCTCGATTGAAAGGATTAGCGATTTTAAATTTTGTCAAGCTTTTATTGAGATAAAACTCAGTAATACAACGTTATAGGAGTAAAACACTCATTAAAAAGAAGTCTATCATCACTTTTTAAAATTCATTTTCATACAATATTTTGCGAGAAAAATTTCCGAACAAGTGAACAACAACAATTGCATAAATTTCAAAATGTATAAATATTGTTTTTCTTTTCACTCTCGTAAGCTTGAGACAAAACCATAAAAACAATCAAGGAAACGACAACATTTTCTTTATTTTTCATCACTGTTTCAAAAAGAAATCTTAGCATAATTTCGCATCTATCCCAACTTCACCGACCAAGAGGAGAGCAAGAGACGGAGCAATCTGACACAAGACCCTAAAGTGTTCCATTTTATAATTTTTACTGTTACTCTTTCCTTTTAAGGATAGAATTTTCCAACGACCCCACAATCTGTCATTCCATGCGTCTTTTCCCAAGAGAGAGGTCTTTGCTGTTTACCCCTATATGCTTCACATGATAAACAAGCTGGATAAGAGATCATGTACATCCCCTGCGAATTAATAATTGTGTGCTTTTTTTAACGCAAAAGCAACTGCAATCACACAAGGAGGGCTTTTATAGGCATGGAGAGATCTTATATCACTGCTCTGAAAAACAACATTTACAACACTTCAGGGTAAGCGAGTGAAACAGAGAAAATATAAAAGCAAGCGAGTGAAAGTGAAGAAATATACGCACGGGAGCTGTATGGAGAAGGAAGGATAGATGAGATGGTGCGGGTGGTCGGACTCGAACCGACACTCCTTTCGGAACCAGATTTTGAGTCTGGCGCGTCTACCAGTTCCACCACACCCGCACATTGTTGTCCCACATATTATTGGTAAAGAACAACCACGATAAAAAAATATGTTATAAAAACATTTTTCATAAAGAGCAAACCGGCCCACTATCTTTCTGCACTACATGAAGAAGGATAGATTCGTCAACACTAGACTTATGTTTTTTAAAGAATTCGTATTATTTTGTGCTGTACATTTTTATCTATTCGCCCCATTTCGTTTTTGGAGAATCATTTGTAAAGTCTTTACCTCTAAGAAGTATGAAAGTCCGCATGATATTAAACAGATTAAAGCTTTGGACGATTTCTTTGGCAAATCGGCGTACAGCACCACACTGGCTTGGATTCATTGCCTTTATTGAAAGTTCTGTTTTTCCCATACCGATAGATGTTTTGTATATTCCGATGACCCTTGTTCAACCCAAACGGGCTTACTACTATGCCCTTATTGCAACGATCTGTTCTGTTTTAGGGGGGATAGCAGGTTGGTTTATTGGGCATTTTGCCTATGATACACTCGCCAAACCGATTTTAGAATTCTACGGACAAGTTGAAAATTTTCAAGCACTACAAAACGATGCAACATTGCAATTTCTCATTATTTTACTGATCACCTCAGGTTTTTTTCACCTTCCTCCTATTAAGATCGTGACGATTTTGGCAGGTGTTATCGGTATACATCTTGAAATTTTCATTATTACCTGTATTTTTGCTAGGGGAGCGCGTTTTTATCTCCTTGCTTGGCTTATTCAGCGTTTTGGACAACAAGCAATGGATTTTTTTTGCGCCATTTCAAATGGATTATCCTGATAGGTTTTGTTACTCTGCTTTTTGTTTATGGAGTTTTCATAGTTTTTGTAAACAAGCACCTTTTACCTTAAGAGGCACCCTCAATGGCACATATTTTTCCTTCTCAACATATTTTGCACAAACACCTTCATCTTGAACCAAGCAAAAGAGAACTCAGTTTATGGGCTTTTTTTCTCGCCTTTTGCCTCTCTGCTACGATAGGTCTAGCACTTTATTTTGAACATATTGGTGGATATCTTCCTTGTGATTTATGCCTGATTGAACGTCTTCCCTATTATAGCGCTCTTCCATTTCTGCTTTTAGCAGGTTTTGGAGCGTGGTTTTTTCGTATATCCTCTTGGATACAGCTTTTATTTTTATGTGTTTTTACCCTCATGACGATCAGCCTTGTTTTAGCGATGTATCATACGGGTGTGGAATATGGTTTTTGGCCAGCACCAACCAGTTGCAGTATAGATACAATAAGGAAAACCACAGATGTTAACCAGCTTTTCAATCAGTTAAACAATATCCATCCTCCTTCTTGTTCTGAAGCGCCGATACGCGTTCTTTTTCTCTCCTTTGCCGGTTGGAATATTGTTGCTAGCCTCATCTACATGCTTGCTAGCCTTTACATTGCTTCAAAAGGGCTGCTTGCAGGCGATAAAAAGCCCTAACCGGAGATGCCAATACGGAAAACGACAGATGTTAATCAACTTTTCAATCAGTTAAACAATATCCATCCTCCTTCTTGTTCTGAAGCGCCGATACGCGTTCTTTTTCTCCTTTACCGGTTGGAATATTGTTGCTCACCGCATTGACACGCTTGCTCGCCTTTACATTGCTTCAAAAGGGCTGCTTGCAGGCGATAAAAAGCCCTACCTGTAAAAGAACAAAAAATCGCGTGCATTGATTTTTCCGTCCCCC
It encodes:
- a CDS encoding outer membrane protein, giving the protein MNKKYLATASILGFLATSAVQAADTIIPQEPKPAVLVLQGAKRTVSPIIVSQPFSWSGFYLGGQIVSFSSNNSLDYAKDAKTGKWAWIDKSLSPKPSGFVAGLYAGSNFDLGSNLILSVDTDLIWSGRKSVEKGDERKILNNDALNSINAVLKEAGLPIKRPGAPDETIPNIGDIVESSVTLKETWSGATRVRMGFASGCVMPYVAGGVAYMQMQYIMSILSKSQEDPTFIFASGDVLDESKTMVGYTLGGGIDLAMTDNVIMRAEYRYSHFGKTKFADDKLEISSKTNNFRIGIAYKF
- a CDS encoding disulfide bond formation protein B, whose translation is MAHIFPSQHILHKHLHLEPSKRELSLWAFFLAFCLSATIGLALYFEHIGGYLPCDLCLIERLPYYSALPFLLLAGFGAWFFRISSWIQLLFLCVFTLMTISLVLAMYHTGVEYGFWPAPTSCSIDTIRKTTDVNQLFNQLNNIHPPSCSEAPIRVLFLSFAGWNIVASLIYMLASLYIASKGLLAGDKKP